The genomic segment GATAGGATTCGACCTCGGCTTTGCGCGCCGCTTCCAAGCGCTCGTCGACGAACGCCTGCAGGTCGTCCTCGGTAATCGGGCGCATGGTCACTTCACCCTCCTGAGCAGCGGACGCTTGACGGGAGCGGACGCGCTCTCACCGTCGATGAGCTGGATCATCCGGTCGCGCGCACGCGACAGGCGCGACATCACGGTCCCGATGGGGATGGCGAGCACCTGCGCCGCCTCGGCGTAGGAGAGCCCCTCCACGCTCACGAGCAGCAGTACGCCGCGCTGCTCTTCCGGCAGAGCATCGAGAGCGGCCGTCACGTCGCGCTGGAGCAGGCAATCGTCCTGGTTCGGGGCGACGGCCAAAGTCGCCTCCGGCGCATCCTCGACGGTCATGTACGAACCGCGGCGCGCGCGCTGGCGCATCTGGCTGACGGCGAGGTTATGAAGAATGGCGTAGAGCCACGTGCGCACGTCCCCGTCGGCCCGGCGCTGATGCCA from the Methylorubrum extorquens genome contains:
- a CDS encoding RNA polymerase sigma factor (Evidence 2b : Function from indirect experimental evidences (e.g. phenotypes); Product type f : factor), yielding MSDMIRLIEPLIPALRRYARALLHNPTDADDLVQDCLERAIARWHQRRADGDVRTWLYAILHNLAVSQMRQRARRGSYMTVEDAPEATLAVAPNQDDCLLQRDVTAALDALPEEQRGVLLLVSVEGLSYAEAAQVLAIPIGTVMSRLSRARDRMIQLIDGESASAPVKRPLLRRVK